The following nucleotide sequence is from Mesobacillus jeotgali.
GCATTCCCGGTGAAAAGGACAGCAGTCTTGCTGACTATACCAGTTGTCGGAACCAGTGCAGCCGAAGCCACAAGGAAAGTATACAAGGTGACCGTAAAAGGATGGTACCGCCTTAATGCCACCTTGCCAAATATGCTGTAAAGAGCGTAGCCGAACCCTGCCCCTAAGCCAATAAGGATACTGGAGACAGAAAACGACGTTCCCCCTTGCCCTGTGATGCCTGCGGCAAGTGTACAGCCGATGACTGTCATGACAATCGCCAACAACTTCTTCCGGTTAATGCTTTCTTTCAGGAAAAGAAATGATAACACCGCAACAAAAGCAGGAGAAGTATACAGTAAAGCTACAGCAATCGGGATGTTCATCAAGTTGATTGCCGTAAAATAAGACCAGTTAAAAAACACAATGCTTAAAATCCCTGTACCCACAAACAGATACAAGTCTTTCACCCTGATTTTTAGATGACTTCGGTAAAAAGCCATACCCACC
It contains:
- a CDS encoding EamA family transporter, which codes for MYGKLPYFMIAFAAAMWGLIGFFVKGLNSAGFSAMEIVAIRVVTAAIILVLVGMAFYRSHLKIRVKDLYLFVGTGILSIVFFNWSYFTAINLMNIPIAVALLYTSPAFVAVLSFLFLKESINRKKLLAIVMTVIGCTLAAGITGQGGTSFSVSSILIGLGAGFGYALYSIFGKVALRRYHPFTVTLYTFLVASAALVPTTGIVSKTAVLFTGNAWLYAIGLGIFPTVIAYFAYSWGLERTESSTAAVVATLEPVIATMLGILVYGDRLGGLQMLGSALIIISVISINISFPIRKQKKHFTL